The Candidatus Woesearchaeota archaeon genome segment CTTCACATCGAATTTGACAAGAACTATTCTTGGATTATTTCCGATGGGTTTATCAAAAGAAGAAAGACGCGTAATGTTATGCCAAGTGAAATCTACACGTATCCTTCAAAGGTAAATGGTGTGCTCGTTATTACAGGTACATATTCCTTTCTACTTAACATACCTGGCGTAACTGTCGATGCACTCAAGGAGACGCCTCTTACGTGGGTGATTAAAGAGTCACGTATTGTTGATGTAGATTGCAAGAACACACGTATTGAAGAAGAAGTAAAAAAACTACTCTTGCAAGTAGAAAACGCTGATCGCATTGGTGAATTCGGCATTGGCACAAATTATGGTATCAAAGAACTGCTTGGTAATGTGATGCACGATGAAAAGTTCCCTGGTATTCACATCGCGCATGGTCATGGTTACCCTAACCTTACAAAAGCACCATACACGTGTGATGTGCATTTCGATGCTGTTTTAATAAAGCCAACTGTTGTTGATGAAGAAACGGGCGAAGTATTGCTTGAACAAGGATGCTTCAAAAATAGTTTTGAGGTAATAAGATGAGAGTTGCTATTAGAACCTTTGGCTGTTCTCTTAACCAGGCAGATTCCGAAGCAATTGCGGGTCTGCTTAAATCAAAAGACTATGAAATCGTCGATGACGAATCACTTGCAGATGTAGTCATCATTAATTCATGCACGGTTAAGAATAAGGCAGAGAACAAATTTTTCAAATCAATAAAAGAGTTAGAAGAGCAAGGAAAAACAGTGATTCTTGCAGGTTGTGTTCCACAAGCAGATCCCAAGTTAAGAACATCTAAACTCAAAGAGTATTCTATTATTGGAACAAATCACATTGGTGATGCAGATACTATCGTTGAGAAGACCATTGCAGGAGAAATTGTTCAGCTTACTTCAAAACAGCAAAGCGAATCACGTATTGCTCTTCCGAGTGTGAGGACTAACCCTCTTGTTGAAATTATTCCTATTTCTGAGGGTTGCATGGAGAGTTGTCATTATTGTAAGACAAAGCACGCGCGAGGAAATCAACTTTCATACCGTCCAAGAGTTATTGTTGAACGCGCACAGCAAGCAATCAGCGAAGGGGTGAAAGAAATATGGCTTACCTCGCAAGACTGTGGAAGTTATGGTCTTGATATTGGAACAAATCTTGTTGAAATGGTCATGCAGATTGCGCGTCTTGAAGGGAACTTTATGATCAGAGTGGGAATGGCAAATCCAACCTACATGCTCCCCATCCTTGAAGGGCTTGTAGAACTATTTAATCATCCTAAAGTGTACAAGTTCTGCCATGTGCCTGTGCAGGCAGGAGATGATCAAGTGCTCAAAGATATGAACAGAACATATACTGTTGCAGATTTTAAAAAAATCGTTCAAACTCTGCGTAAAGGCGTACCAGAAATTACTATTGCAACAGATATTATTTGCGGATATCCTACTGAGAGCAATGAGCAATTTGAGAACACACTCAACTTGATTCGTGAATTGCAAATTGAGATTGTGAATATTTCTCGTTTTTGGCCTCGCCCCAACACGCCTGCAGCACGTCTGCACAAACACGATGGCAACGTTACGCTTGAACGCTCAAAAAGACTTGTTGAACTCTATCACTCCTATCGCTTTGATCAATTGAAACAATTTATAGGATCAAAGCAAGCTATTGTTTGGACACAAGAAGTGAATGGAAAGTATCTTGGAAGAACTCCTAATTACACGCTTGTTGAATCAAAAGAAAAAAGTGAAACAATTAAGGGTGTGGAGGGACATCACTTAGTATCCTAAATGAGTATCTCCAACTAGTACCCTAAGGTTTGCTGTTGTGTGGATTCTTCTTCAGTA includes the following:
- a CDS encoding tRNA (N(6)-L-threonylcarbamoyladenosine(37)-C(2))-methylthiotransferase, with the translated sequence MRVAIRTFGCSLNQADSEAIAGLLKSKDYEIVDDESLADVVIINSCTVKNKAENKFFKSIKELEEQGKTVILAGCVPQADPKLRTSKLKEYSIIGTNHIGDADTIVEKTIAGEIVQLTSKQQSESRIALPSVRTNPLVEIIPISEGCMESCHYCKTKHARGNQLSYRPRVIVERAQQAISEGVKEIWLTSQDCGSYGLDIGTNLVEMVMQIARLEGNFMIRVGMANPTYMLPILEGLVELFNHPKVYKFCHVPVQAGDDQVLKDMNRTYTVADFKKIVQTLRKGVPEITIATDIICGYPTESNEQFENTLNLIRELQIEIVNISRFWPRPNTPAARLHKHDGNVTLERSKRLVELYHSYRFDQLKQFIGSKQAIVWTQEVNGKYLGRTPNYTLVESKEKSETIKGVEGHHLVS